GTCTCTTCATCAACGGGAATCGCACGTTCAGAGCAGAGCTCAATAATAATATTGTGGAATGTCTCAGCATCGCAGTTCAGGAACTGATTCGCTAACTGAATGGCGCGGGACAGAGCAAGGCGTCGCTTTGGAATTTCATGTTCTGCCGTTGCAAATTTCCTTGCTTGTCTCTTGATAGTGGCTAATTTATCGAGGGCAACAAGTATGAGGTAGGTGAGCGCTTCTGTATGATTATCTGCTTGTAGAATCACATCGGGAATATTTTCAACAACTGAGGCAGTGATAATTGCTTCGTCGATGCTTGAAACGGAATACGGCTTCACTAGGAATCCCTTCGCTCCTGCAGCTAACATCTGAAATACATCATCCACCGATGGCTCGGAAAGTAGAGTAAGTATGATCGTGTCTGGTTGAAGATCGGAAACAATACGGATGAAGTTATCAACCCGAATCGGTGAATTTAGTGGTTCAAATACTATGTGGGTATAGGGATGTTCTTCTATCTTCTCAAGTGCAGTAGTTGGCTCTCCGACTTCAGCTATCGAACCATACCCGAGTCCGAGAAGACACTGCTTAAGGGACTGGCGATTATATCGGTCTTGATCGACTAATAGAAATCGAGTCTGAGCTCGTTCACGAGAAGCAAATGAAGCGTTTTTAGCTGTCCATGATGGAGAAGTATTTAGCATCTGAGCTCACATAAGGATTCCTCTAGTTATCGTCGTGATTGCTCAATTGCTTAACTGCTTCCATGACGGAAGGTCTTTGATGTAGCAAACAGTACAAAAAAGTCTCTTCATGCAGGGACAAGAGGCTGTATCTATGAGCCCAGCATGTACGAATAATACGTAGTTGAAAGTTGTGATATTCGTCTTATTGATTATGAAAATTGTGCCGACCCTATAAAAAGAGGTGGTTGGAGAATGAAGGAAGAAGCTCAAAAA
The window above is part of the bacterium genome. Proteins encoded here:
- a CDS encoding response regulator is translated as MLNTSPSWTAKNASFASRERAQTRFLLVDQDRYNRQSLKQCLLGLGYGSIAEVGEPTTALEKIEEHPYTHIVFEPLNSPIRVDNFIRIVSDLQPDTIILTLLSEPSVDDVFQMLAAGAKGFLVKPYSVSSIDEAIITASVVENIPDVILQADNHTEALTYLILVALDKLATIKRQARKFATAEHEIPKRRLALSRAIQLANQFLNCDAETFHNIIIELCSERAIPVDEETSKALLRLREKKGNSNRTPAYS